In the genome of Zonotrichia leucophrys gambelii isolate GWCS_2022_RI unplaced genomic scaffold, RI_Zleu_2.0 Scaffold_49_388800, whole genome shotgun sequence, one region contains:
- the JOSD2 gene encoding josephin-2 isoform X3 codes for MALEDAQAPLDLRGVLGDQELPDVGGGLPGFGSGVPGVPYHERQRRQLCALHALNNLLQRPWLSQAQADRICQRLAPNSRPNPHRSLLGLGNYDVNVVMAALGMLGLAAVWWDKRRPLERLCVPRVLGFLLNVPCAAPSPRALRDPRPNLGPTQVKWRPVGSLFPIGVYWC; via the exons ATGGCCCTAGAGGACGcgcagg cccccctGGATTTgcggggggtcctgggggaccAGGAGCTCCCCGATGtggggggggggctgcccggatttgggtctggggtcccggGGGTGCCGTACCACGAGCGGCAGCGCCGGCAGCTCTGCGCCCTGCACGCCCTCAACAACCTCCTGCAGCGGCCCTggctcagccaggcccaggCCGACCGCATCTGCCAGCg GTTGGCCCCAAATTCGCGGCCCAACCCCCACCGGAGCCTGCTGGGATTGGGCAATTATGACGTCAACGTGGTGATGGCGGCGCTGGGCATGCTGGGATTGGCGGCCGTGTGGTGGGACAAGAGGCg CCCCCTGGAGCGGCTGTGCGTGCCCCGCGTGCTCGGCTTCCTGCTCAATGTCCCCTGtgccgcccccagccccagagccctcagagaccccagacccaatttAGGACCAACTCAAGTGAAATGGAGACCTGTCGGATCTCTGTTTCCTATTGGGGTGTATTGGtgctga